A single genomic interval of Agarivorans aestuarii harbors:
- a CDS encoding diguanylate cyclase: MNIKTRFITLFIFLTAMLTAVWFCIERINHHSQATTEAEKVRLDSLRLADHLRQSSDDLTRMARTYVATGEQRYEKYFHDIIDIRNGKAPRPANYDEVYWDYITALGENFEVITGDAVSYVDLFKRLGGTEDELNILERALNRSNRLAVIETEALYAMKGVYTDDEGLYTRHGEPDQALAIKLLHSVDYHQAKAAIMHPIEQFYEHIDSRTALYLERARAQQDKYEAIAMYLMVGLALYFLYSFFQVRNKIVNPILELSEVAKHIKAGKSDVRAKVFSKDEIGQLAKSFNEMNDNLSQVISELKDLSYIDPLTQVANRRVFDQTLSRELRRHKRNLKSLSLLLIDVDYFKRLNDSAGHQLGDQCLMQIAAALEAHFKRAGDLVARYGGEEFAAILSETEIDNVEDIPTKVCEVIENAGISHPNSSISKFVTVSVGAVSMVPEQDTTSSKLINVADNALYRAKELGRNRAELKKL; this comes from the coding sequence ATGAACATAAAAACTCGATTTATAACACTTTTCATTTTTCTTACAGCTATGCTAACCGCTGTGTGGTTTTGCATTGAACGTATTAATCATCATAGCCAAGCAACTACCGAAGCCGAGAAAGTTAGGCTCGATTCTCTTAGGCTAGCCGACCATCTTCGACAAAGCTCCGATGACCTCACTCGTATGGCCAGAACTTACGTCGCGACAGGTGAGCAGCGCTACGAGAAGTATTTTCACGATATTATTGATATTCGTAACGGTAAAGCCCCGCGGCCAGCTAACTATGACGAAGTTTATTGGGACTATATTACAGCCCTTGGCGAGAACTTCGAGGTAATCACAGGTGACGCTGTTAGTTACGTCGACTTGTTTAAACGATTAGGTGGTACGGAAGACGAATTGAATATATTAGAGCGCGCTCTGAATCGCTCCAACCGTTTAGCGGTAATAGAAACGGAAGCGTTATACGCTATGAAAGGGGTGTATACAGATGACGAGGGGCTTTACACCCGCCATGGAGAGCCAGACCAAGCTTTGGCCATAAAACTGTTGCATAGTGTCGACTACCACCAAGCCAAGGCAGCGATAATGCATCCCATTGAACAGTTTTATGAACATATTGATAGCCGCACCGCACTATACCTAGAGCGAGCAAGAGCTCAGCAAGATAAATATGAAGCTATAGCAATGTACTTAATGGTGGGGCTTGCGCTCTACTTCTTATACTCTTTTTTTCAAGTGAGAAACAAGATCGTAAACCCCATCCTTGAACTCTCAGAAGTTGCTAAACATATTAAAGCTGGTAAATCAGATGTGCGGGCAAAAGTGTTTTCGAAAGACGAAATTGGTCAGCTAGCAAAGTCATTCAACGAGATGAATGACAACCTAAGCCAAGTCATTTCCGAACTAAAAGACCTGTCGTACATCGATCCACTCACCCAGGTCGCCAACCGTCGCGTATTCGACCAAACGCTGAGTAGAGAACTACGTAGACATAAGCGCAATCTTAAGTCTTTATCTTTATTACTAATAGATGTTGATTACTTTAAAAGGCTAAACGACTCGGCAGGCCACCAATTAGGTGACCAGTGTCTTATGCAAATAGCAGCGGCACTAGAAGCTCATTTCAAAAGAGCTGGCGACTTAGTAGCTAGGTACGGTGGAGAAGAGTTTGCAGCGATTTTATCTGAAACGGAAATAGATAATGTTGAAGATATCCCTACTAAAGTCTGTGAAGTAATAGAAAACGCGGGTATATCTCATCCAAACTCGAGTATCTCAAAGTTCGTTACGGTGTCTGTAGGCGCTGTGAGTATGGTGCCCGAACAGGATACCACCAGTTCTAAGTTGATAAACGTTGCCGACAATGCTCTGTACAGAGCTAAAGAGTTGGGCAGGAATCGCGCAGAGCTCAAGAAGCTTTAA
- a CDS encoding DUF3313 family protein: MKLLSNLTRIPLAFGLVTVLAACSAKPVQVQGYQPVAETDGLVLDHSHAPSVVYVRPGAASLREYDNFIIDPVIVVDGERYVNKDNAESIAKMQQYLAKSVSEELSKAGYQIGGETTDNTLRITFKISGVSAPSAVANVTTVLAPFALSVGEVTIETVFREAASERIDAVAVMQSRGSRFLNSTPWSTWADVEQTFDSWAQSFRQSVDQAYKA; the protein is encoded by the coding sequence ATGAAACTACTTAGCAACTTAACTCGCATTCCACTCGCGTTTGGCCTTGTTACCGTGCTGGCAGCCTGTAGCGCGAAGCCGGTACAAGTACAAGGTTACCAACCCGTTGCTGAAACAGACGGCCTAGTATTGGATCATAGCCATGCACCTAGTGTGGTTTACGTTCGCCCCGGTGCTGCTAGTCTCAGAGAGTACGATAACTTTATTATTGACCCGGTAATCGTGGTTGATGGCGAACGTTATGTGAACAAAGATAACGCAGAAAGTATCGCTAAGATGCAGCAATATTTAGCTAAGTCAGTCAGCGAAGAACTCTCTAAAGCTGGATACCAAATTGGTGGTGAAACTACTGATAATACGCTGCGGATCACCTTTAAGATTTCAGGAGTAAGCGCGCCTTCAGCGGTAGCTAATGTCACAACGGTATTAGCCCCATTCGCGCTAAGTGTGGGAGAAGTAACTATAGAGACGGTGTTCCGTGAAGCGGCCAGCGAGCGCATTGATGCGGTAGCAGTTATGCAGTCTAGAGGATCCCGCTTCCTTAACTCTACTCCTTGGTCCACATGGGCTGATGTAGAACAGACTTTTGATAGCTGGGCTCAGTCCTTCCGTCAATCTGTAGACCAAGCTTATAAAGCCTAA
- a CDS encoding response regulator yields MEKKTILLADDHALVVEGIKKLLTAQYDVLDIAEDGNQLVQLAKKLKPDVIVSDISMPIMNGINAAEQILSSGLETKVILLTMLPEVKFAMKALDIGVHGYLLKHAAPEELLIAIKTVLMNKTYITPTLAADIMEAYKSGKREEYDPLNVLNARQRQILQLLAESQSIKDIASILNVSHRTVEFHKYKMVEILNLNNASELVPFAIKNGLG; encoded by the coding sequence ATGGAAAAAAAAACAATTTTACTGGCTGATGATCACGCTTTAGTGGTGGAAGGCATAAAAAAACTACTAACTGCGCAATACGATGTGCTGGATATTGCAGAGGACGGAAATCAGTTAGTTCAACTGGCTAAAAAGCTTAAGCCAGATGTTATTGTTTCGGACATATCAATGCCAATCATGAACGGTATTAACGCTGCCGAGCAAATTCTGTCCTCAGGGCTGGAGACTAAAGTGATCTTGCTCACCATGCTGCCAGAAGTCAAGTTTGCCATGAAAGCCTTAGATATTGGTGTCCATGGCTATTTGTTAAAGCACGCTGCCCCCGAAGAGCTTTTGATCGCAATTAAGACAGTGTTGATGAACAAAACCTACATCACTCCAACCTTAGCCGCTGATATTATGGAGGCATACAAGAGTGGCAAGCGTGAAGAGTATGACCCCTTAAATGTATTAAACGCGCGCCAACGGCAAATCTTACAACTCTTGGCAGAGAGTCAATCGATTAAGGACATAGCAAGCATTCTTAACGTTTCACACCGAACTGTCGAATTTCACAAGTACAAAATGGTTGAGATACTAAATCTGAACAATGCGAGTGAACTAGTACCTTTCGCGATCAAA
- a CDS encoding DUF2860 domain-containing protein gives MNKTTLLALAISSTFSLNAFSAETSRFSGEVFLLGGYTSTNSNLSTENNARLDNRNGNGETQDDFIVIPLGSLSYDLGQQRNQRVYLGTSRDDLAVGDLAFEVGYQYDFANGTQVDLAFLPTVLSGEVWANPYDTQNARTETDVDGYAYRVKLNQIMGSGFSLDLGVGKTEIDNEQIEFNSLHRDADVYYAKGSYAFQIGQSSALVPAFSYTQNDAVGAAASYERYETELTYYMAHNAHSLALTAGFGKTEYDAVNPIFDKTRKDDHYKLFVAYEYANVMGWDNWNFVSLSGLNTTSSNIDFYESDDYVVTAGLSYKF, from the coding sequence ATGAATAAAACTACACTATTAGCATTAGCCATTAGCTCAACGTTTTCGCTTAATGCGTTTTCTGCAGAAACATCGCGCTTTAGTGGAGAGGTATTCCTGCTTGGCGGCTACACCTCTACCAACTCAAACTTAAGTACAGAGAACAATGCACGTTTAGATAACCGCAATGGAAACGGAGAGACTCAAGACGACTTTATTGTTATTCCATTAGGAAGCCTAAGTTATGACTTGGGACAGCAGCGCAATCAGCGCGTTTATTTAGGTACTTCACGTGATGACTTGGCTGTGGGTGACTTAGCATTTGAAGTGGGTTACCAATATGATTTTGCCAATGGCACCCAAGTTGACCTAGCATTTTTGCCGACCGTACTTTCTGGTGAGGTTTGGGCTAATCCATATGATACTCAAAACGCACGTACCGAGACTGATGTTGATGGTTACGCCTACCGCGTAAAGCTTAACCAAATCATGGGCAGTGGCTTTTCACTAGACTTGGGCGTGGGTAAGACTGAAATTGATAACGAGCAAATTGAGTTCAACAGCTTGCACCGTGATGCTGACGTTTACTACGCCAAGGGTAGCTACGCCTTCCAAATTGGCCAAAGCTCGGCACTCGTTCCTGCATTTAGCTATACTCAGAACGATGCAGTAGGCGCAGCAGCAAGTTATGAACGTTATGAAACCGAGCTAACCTACTACATGGCACACAACGCGCATTCATTGGCCCTAACCGCTGGCTTTGGTAAAACCGAATACGATGCGGTTAACCCAATCTTTGACAAGACTCGAAAAGACGACCACTACAAGCTGTTCGTCGCCTATGAGTACGCCAACGTTATGGGATGGGACAACTGGAACTTCGTATCACTTTCTGGCTTGAACACCACCAGTTCAAATATCGATTTCTATGAATCAGACGACTATGTGGTAACAGCCGGCCTTAGCTACAAATTCTAA